Proteins encoded together in one Hylaeus volcanicus isolate JK05 chromosome 3, UHH_iyHylVolc1.0_haploid, whole genome shotgun sequence window:
- the LOC128873858 gene encoding spondin-1, with protein sequence MYLRRKIETRCFRLFIGCTMLFLTVTACLLITVRAGCPMRPTPDQTSASRTTGDGGYRILVSGESNKYVPNAIYTISLQGSRTHERLQQFTRFTVSVHSQHAPNNPAIRVGYFQLFPDSLTTFNEDCVNTISEASDFPKTEVQVMWRAPPPGSGCVIFTAMVLENNVRWYAEDGGLTKTFCEMGPKEVEVLDVDKCCACDEAKYSLTLEGIWSNVTHPKDFPFSAWLTHFSDVIGASHVPSFSFWGKDHIATDGFRQLAEWGSASGVEAELRANSNKLRTLIKAAGLWYPNVNTNTSTSFRVDKNHPMMSVASMLGPSPDWVIGVSKLNLCRKDCTWTKSEIIDLYPWDAGTDNGISYMSPNSETKPREKMKPITTLYPEDPRSPFYDPTGRPMLPLARLYLNREKIVPRGCDEETLQQQVTQLEVAENTEDTSRPECQTTEYTSWSTCSVTCGKGLRMRTRSYLMPEKAKMFNCNRQLVSKEMCVSSIPECSGEEEPNERDLLPVNHSFCETNEWSAWSECSSTCGIGMKTRTRRFKDRMGRKRCSHVAIVEKEKCMEPPCPPGLEEHIDPACNVTEWSDWSPCSASCGKGVKLRTRLLMVEPSQQHKCSSKTELVQQRPCLEQADCTFDMATAKVVCMEPVDPGPCRGYFQRWSFDPQKRMCVPFVYGGCKGNRNNFLTAEECTNTCGIVRAILSRESLNSTNPQQTFQPLASVNCVMTNWSPWSPCSVTCGAGRVTSYRTIQQEALNGGSPCPKKLTRRSRCQLAPCD encoded by the exons ATGTATCTTCGACGAAAGATCGAGACTCGCTGTTTCCGATTATTCATTG GCTGCACCATGTTGTTCCTGACCGTGACAGCATGTCTACTGATCACGGTTCGAGCAGGTTGCCCTATGCGACCGACCCCTGATCAAACTTCCGCCAGCAGAACCACAGGCGACGGTGGCTACAGGATTCTCGTTAGCGGCGAGTCCAACAAATATGTCCCAAATGCTATTTACACGATAAGTTTGCAAG GGTCGAGGACCCACGAAAGATTGCAACAGTTTACAAGATTTACGGTTTCGGTGCACTCTCAGCATGCCCCGAATAATCCAGCCATACGAGTCGGGTACTTCCAGCTATTCCCAGATTCGCTGACCACCTTCAACGAGGACTGTGTCAACACCATTTCGGAAGCCTCCGATTTCCCCAAAACGGAG GTCCAAGTGATGTGGAGGGCACCGCCGCCTGGATCAGGATGCGTTATCTTTACGGCCATGGTCTTGGAGAATAATGTACGATGGTACGCCGAGGATGGCGGTCTAACCAAGACCTTCTGCGAAATGGGACCTAAAGAGGTGGAAGTCTTAGACGTCGACAAGTGCTGTGCCTGTGACGAAGCAAAATATTCG CTAACTTTGGAGGGAATTTGGTCGAACGTGACCCATCCGAAAGACTTTCCGTTCTCGGCTTGGTTGACCCACTTCAGCGACGTGATCGGCGCGTCTCACGTTCCTAGCTTCTCTTTTTGGGGCAAAGACCACATAGCCACCGATGGCTTCCGGCAATTGGCCGAGTGGGGCTCGGCATCGGGGGTGGAAGCCGAGCTCAGGGCTAACTCGAATAAATTGAGGACTCTAATCAAAGCTGCTGGACTATGGTATCCCAACGTAAACACTAATACGAGCACCAGCTTCAG GGTAGACAAGAATCACCCCATGATGTCCGTGGCCTCTATGCTGGGACCATCGCCCGACTGGGTGATCGGAGTCAGTAAGCTGAATCTGTGCAGAAAAGATTGCACCTGGACGAAGAGCGAAATCATCGATTTGTATCCGTGGGACGCCGGAACCGACAATGGGATCTCCTATATGTCGCCAAACTCCGAAACGAAGCCGCGAGAGAAGATGAAGCCTATCACGACATTGTATCCCGAAGATCCTAGATCGCCATTCTACGATCCAACTGGGAGACCTATGCTGCCGTTGGCCAGGTTGTACTTGAATAGAGAGAAGATAGTTCCGCGTGGTTGCGACGAGGAGACTCTTCAGCAGCAAGTCACGCAATTGGAAGTCGCCGAGAACACCGAGGACACTTCTAGAC CCGAGTGTCAAACCACGGAATACACATCATGGTCAACTTGTTCGGTGACTTGCGGCAAAGGATTGAGAATGCGTACCAGGTCCTACCTGATGCCTGAAAAAGCGAAAATGTTCAATTGCAACAGACAGTTGGTTTCGAAGGAGATGTGCGTCTCGTCCATTCCGGAGTGCTC AGGAGAAGAGGAGCCGAATGAGAGGGACTTGCTTCCCGTAAACCACTCTTTCTGCGAAACCAACGAATGGTCCGCGTGGTCCGAGTGCTCCTCTACTTGTGGAATAGGGATGAAAACAAGAACGAGAAGATTCAAGGACCGCATGGGTCGTAAACGGTGTTCTCATGTTGCCAtcgtcgaaaaagaaaagtgtatGGAACCACCCTGTCCCCCCGGCTTGGAGGAACACATCGATCCTGCGTGCAAC gTGACGGAATGGTCCGATTGGTCACCGTGCAGTGCTTCCTGCGGAAAGGGAGTGAAATTGAGAACCAGGCTGCTGATGGTCGAACCATCGCAACAACACAAGTGTTCCTCAAAGACGGAGCTAGTTCAGCAGAGACCGTGTTTGGAGCAGGCTGATTGTACTTTCGATATGGCAACCGCTAAAG tggTTTGCATGGAGCCCGTAGACCCTGGACCTTGCAGGGGATACTTTCAAAGGTGGTCATTCGATCCTCAAAAGCGGATGTGCGTACCATTCGTCTATGGTGGCTGCAAGGGTAACAGAAACAATTTCTTGACCGCTGAAGAGTGCACCAACACCTGTGGCATA GTTCGAGCGATCCTTAGCAGAGAGTCCCTGAACAGCACTAATCCTCAACAAACGTTTCAACCTCTAGCATCGGTGAATTGCGTTATGACTAACTGGTCGCCTTGGTCACCTTGTAGCGTCACTTGCGGTGCCGGCCGTGTCACCAGTTATCGCACCATTCAG CAAGAAGCACTAAACGGCGGGAGTCCTTGTCCCAAGAAGTTGACCCGTCGTTCCCGATGCCAACTTGCACCGTGCGATTAG
- the LOC128873860 gene encoding uncharacterized protein KIAA0930 homolog isoform X3, translating to MANLAGSSSSGLTRPPTMLEQLLEEINFQRTKELRQMLKDDSGFVVLQGTTYWTDLFVRHFLFQAEHTIDGDDLLFFVRKKHVKTSSRYLPKFETEVDVFRKDSKKLPIGDPDIDWEETVYLNLVVHQFDYTLTLAICTRTSPKELQVLRRHSQKVYASPSRRRMDAKGDLEEMTYPHICFMVDNFDEVFCDILVRDGEMVCVELVASDREGAIQGVIFLGSIRYDALKKVYDARSSLSTKMAQRMTFGLFSGAASQRIEFVRMKGPRGKGHAEMAVTKPKGSGAETPTSEPGYCATDSLWDADWDDAEELFMYRHQRRLSDPSANLNNFVRGGWRTKPDTAAMKARSENEGLDSMANGLSEIEAGDVRDELDDGAYNPLWTMRGFTQTFHFWKETRRAQSVPLNAFLTYITLPWWSIAKDILDHREGPILTF from the exons ATGGCTAATCTGGCGGGCAGCTCGTCTTCGGGCCTGACCAGGCCTCCGACCATGCTCGAACAGCTTCTCGAGGAAATCAACTTTCAAAGAACCAAGGAGCTTCGACAAATGCTCAAGGACG ATTCCGGGTTCGTGGTGCTTCAGGGTACCACCTACTGGACGGACCTGTTCGTCCGACATTTCCTTTTTCAAGCGGAGCACACGATCGACGGCGACGATCTGCTCTTCTTCGTTCGCAAGAAGCACGTGAAAACCTCGTCGAGATACTTACCGAAGTTCGAGACGGAGGTTGACGTTTTTCGGAAGGACAGCAAAAAACTGCCGATCGGCGATCCCGACATCGACTGGGAGGAAACCGTGTACCTGAATCTGGTCGTACATCAATTCGACTACACGCTCACGTTAGCGATCTGCACAAGAACGAGCCCCAAGGAATTGCAA GTTTTACGAAGACACTCGCAAAAAGTGTACGCGAGCCCGAGCCGACGTCGCATGGACGCGAAGGGAGATCTCGAAGAGATGACCTATCCACATATATGCTTCATGGTGGATAATTTCGACGAAGTTTTCTGTGATATTCTAGTGAGGGACGGCGAAATGGTTTGCGTGGAGCTGGTAGCATCCGACAGAGAGGGCGCGATTCAAGGTGTTATTTTCCTTGGTTCTATCAGATACGATGCGCTGAAGAAAGTATACGACGCGAGG TCCAGCTTGAGTACCAAAATGGCGCAACGCATGACCTTCGGCCTGTTTTCCGGCGCGGCATCGCAAAGAATAGAGTTCGTCCGAATGAAAGGACCTCGCG GAAAAGGGCACGCGGAGATGGCTGTGACGAAACCCAAAGGATCGGGAGCGGAAACACCGACCTCGGAGCCAGGGTACTGCGCCACGGATTCTCTGTGGGACGCGGACTGGGACGACGCCGAGGAATTGTTCATGTATCGTCATCAGCGAAGGTTGTCGGACCCTAGCGCGaacttgaacaattttgttcgAGGCGGCTGGAGAACGAAACCGGACACCGCGGCGATGAAAGCCAGGTCGGAGAACGAGGGTTTGGACTCGATGGCAAACGGTCTGAGCGAGATCGAGGCAGGAGACGTTCGAGACG AGTTGGACGACGGTGCTTACAACCCACTGTGGACGATGCGAGGATTCACTCAGACCTTCCACTTCTGGAAAGAAACTAGACGGGCCCAATCCGTTCCCCTGAATGCGTTTCTCACGTACATTACGTTGCCCTGGTGGAGCATTGCTAAAG ATATTCTTGATCACCGAGAAGGACCTATTCTGACGTTTTAG
- the LOC128873860 gene encoding uncharacterized protein LOC128873860 isoform X2, whose translation MANLAGSSSSGLTRPPTMLEQLLEEINFQRTKELRQMLKDDSGFVVLQGTTYWTDLFVRHFLFQAEHTIDGDDLLFFVRKKHVKTSSRYLPKFETEVDVFRKDSKKLPIGDPDIDWEETVYLNLVVHQFDYTLTLAICTRTSPKELQVLRRHSQKVYASPSRRRMDAKGDLEEMTYPHICFMVDNFDEVFCDILVRDGEMVCVELVASDREGAIQGVIFLGSIRYDALKKVYDARSSLSTKMAQRMTFGLFSGAASQRIEFVRMKGPRGKGHAEMAVTKPKGSGAETPTSEPGYCATDSLWDADWDDAEELFMYRHQRRLSDPSANLNNFVRGGWRTKPDTAAMKARSENEGLDSMANGLSEIEAGDVRDGLRNHHRHNHIEVGSEILVPAAPCLTDDNVRRKLDAGAIMVHGKEELPLEYEEEEQDNNRKRRPYSTGNIINHERINNLENDEEHRMLSDDEVFRTRRPVGRQHLRSAGSDHEEYYTGRNKNKNDEPIKDKNANARITRGNLTTHRHSATLPRRRRRRALSGSFAGNPLPPHRVTPDGTAIYYWCELPRRPGSQELDDGAYNPLWTMRGFTQTFHFWKETRRAQSVPLNAFLTYITLPWWSIAKDILDHREGPILTF comes from the exons ATGGCTAATCTGGCGGGCAGCTCGTCTTCGGGCCTGACCAGGCCTCCGACCATGCTCGAACAGCTTCTCGAGGAAATCAACTTTCAAAGAACCAAGGAGCTTCGACAAATGCTCAAGGACG ATTCCGGGTTCGTGGTGCTTCAGGGTACCACCTACTGGACGGACCTGTTCGTCCGACATTTCCTTTTTCAAGCGGAGCACACGATCGACGGCGACGATCTGCTCTTCTTCGTTCGCAAGAAGCACGTGAAAACCTCGTCGAGATACTTACCGAAGTTCGAGACGGAGGTTGACGTTTTTCGGAAGGACAGCAAAAAACTGCCGATCGGCGATCCCGACATCGACTGGGAGGAAACCGTGTACCTGAATCTGGTCGTACATCAATTCGACTACACGCTCACGTTAGCGATCTGCACAAGAACGAGCCCCAAGGAATTGCAA GTTTTACGAAGACACTCGCAAAAAGTGTACGCGAGCCCGAGCCGACGTCGCATGGACGCGAAGGGAGATCTCGAAGAGATGACCTATCCACATATATGCTTCATGGTGGATAATTTCGACGAAGTTTTCTGTGATATTCTAGTGAGGGACGGCGAAATGGTTTGCGTGGAGCTGGTAGCATCCGACAGAGAGGGCGCGATTCAAGGTGTTATTTTCCTTGGTTCTATCAGATACGATGCGCTGAAGAAAGTATACGACGCGAGG TCCAGCTTGAGTACCAAAATGGCGCAACGCATGACCTTCGGCCTGTTTTCCGGCGCGGCATCGCAAAGAATAGAGTTCGTCCGAATGAAAGGACCTCGCG GAAAAGGGCACGCGGAGATGGCTGTGACGAAACCCAAAGGATCGGGAGCGGAAACACCGACCTCGGAGCCAGGGTACTGCGCCACGGATTCTCTGTGGGACGCGGACTGGGACGACGCCGAGGAATTGTTCATGTATCGTCATCAGCGAAGGTTGTCGGACCCTAGCGCGaacttgaacaattttgttcgAGGCGGCTGGAGAACGAAACCGGACACCGCGGCGATGAAAGCCAGGTCGGAGAACGAGGGTTTGGACTCGATGGCAAACGGTCTGAGCGAGATCGAGGCAGGAGACGTTCGAGACG GCCTCCGAAACCATCATCGGCACAACCATATCGAGGTCGGTAGCGAGATACTCGTGCCAGCGGCGCCCTGTCTCACGGACGACAACGTCCGACGGAAGTTGGACGCAGGAGCGATAATGGTCCACGGCAAGGAGGAACTGCCGTTGGAATACGAGGAGGAGGAGCAGGACAATAATCGAAAGCGCAGACCGTACAGTACCGGGAACATCATCAATCACGAAAGGATCAACAATCTGGAGAACGACGAGGAGCATCGTATGCTCAGCGACGACGAAGTGTTCAGAACGAGACGGCCCGTCGGACGTCAACATCTACGATCGGCTGGCTCCGATCACGAGGAGTACTACACCGGCAGGAACAAGAACAAAAACGACGAGCCGATCAAAGATAAAAACGCAAACGCGCGTATTACGCGCGGCAACCTGACCACGCACAGGCACAGCGCTACCCTACcgagaagaagacgaagacgagCACTCTCGGGCAGCTTCGCGGGCAACCCACTACCTCCTCATCGAGTCACACCGGACGGCACAGCTATCTACTATTGGTGCGAGCTCCCGCGCCGCCCCGGCTCACAGG AGTTGGACGACGGTGCTTACAACCCACTGTGGACGATGCGAGGATTCACTCAGACCTTCCACTTCTGGAAAGAAACTAGACGGGCCCAATCCGTTCCCCTGAATGCGTTTCTCACGTACATTACGTTGCCCTGGTGGAGCATTGCTAAAG ATATTCTTGATCACCGAGAAGGACCTATTCTGACGTTTTAG
- the LOC128873860 gene encoding uncharacterized protein LOC128873860 isoform X1 encodes MANLAGSSSSGLTRPPTMLEQLLEEINFQRTKELRQMLKDDSGFVVLQGTTYWTDLFVRHFLFQAEHTIDGDDLLFFVRKKHVKTSSRYLPKFETEVDVFRKDSKKLPIGDPDIDWEETVYLNLVVHQFDYTLTLAICTRTSPKELQVLRRHSQKVYASPSRRRMDAKGDLEEMTYPHICFMVDNFDEVFCDILVRDGEMVCVELVASDREGAIQGVIFLGSIRYDALKKVYDARSSLSTKMAQRMTFGLFSGAASQRIEFVRMKGPRGKGHAEMAVTKPKGSGAETPTSEPGYCATDSLWDADWDDAEELFMYRHQRRLSDPSANLNNFVRGGWRTKPDTAAMKARSENEGLDSMANGLSEIEAGDVRDADLQDSSWGGRGSPENHKSPRARRRRSPLLPDRQQRPNQKQRNSWEHGGNENSPNRKEAYHETHGLRNHHRHNHIEVGSEILVPAAPCLTDDNVRRKLDAGAIMVHGKEELPLEYEEEEQDNNRKRRPYSTGNIINHERINNLENDEEHRMLSDDEVFRTRRPVGRQHLRSAGSDHEEYYTGRNKNKNDEPIKDKNANARITRGNLTTHRHSATLPRRRRRRALSGSFAGNPLPPHRVTPDGTAIYYWCELPRRPGSQELDDGAYNPLWTMRGFTQTFHFWKETRRAQSVPLNAFLTYITLPWWSIAKDILDHREGPILTF; translated from the exons ATGGCTAATCTGGCGGGCAGCTCGTCTTCGGGCCTGACCAGGCCTCCGACCATGCTCGAACAGCTTCTCGAGGAAATCAACTTTCAAAGAACCAAGGAGCTTCGACAAATGCTCAAGGACG ATTCCGGGTTCGTGGTGCTTCAGGGTACCACCTACTGGACGGACCTGTTCGTCCGACATTTCCTTTTTCAAGCGGAGCACACGATCGACGGCGACGATCTGCTCTTCTTCGTTCGCAAGAAGCACGTGAAAACCTCGTCGAGATACTTACCGAAGTTCGAGACGGAGGTTGACGTTTTTCGGAAGGACAGCAAAAAACTGCCGATCGGCGATCCCGACATCGACTGGGAGGAAACCGTGTACCTGAATCTGGTCGTACATCAATTCGACTACACGCTCACGTTAGCGATCTGCACAAGAACGAGCCCCAAGGAATTGCAA GTTTTACGAAGACACTCGCAAAAAGTGTACGCGAGCCCGAGCCGACGTCGCATGGACGCGAAGGGAGATCTCGAAGAGATGACCTATCCACATATATGCTTCATGGTGGATAATTTCGACGAAGTTTTCTGTGATATTCTAGTGAGGGACGGCGAAATGGTTTGCGTGGAGCTGGTAGCATCCGACAGAGAGGGCGCGATTCAAGGTGTTATTTTCCTTGGTTCTATCAGATACGATGCGCTGAAGAAAGTATACGACGCGAGG TCCAGCTTGAGTACCAAAATGGCGCAACGCATGACCTTCGGCCTGTTTTCCGGCGCGGCATCGCAAAGAATAGAGTTCGTCCGAATGAAAGGACCTCGCG GAAAAGGGCACGCGGAGATGGCTGTGACGAAACCCAAAGGATCGGGAGCGGAAACACCGACCTCGGAGCCAGGGTACTGCGCCACGGATTCTCTGTGGGACGCGGACTGGGACGACGCCGAGGAATTGTTCATGTATCGTCATCAGCGAAGGTTGTCGGACCCTAGCGCGaacttgaacaattttgttcgAGGCGGCTGGAGAACGAAACCGGACACCGCGGCGATGAAAGCCAGGTCGGAGAACGAGGGTTTGGACTCGATGGCAAACGGTCTGAGCGAGATCGAGGCAGGAGACGTTCGAGACG CCGATCTACAGGATAGCAGCTGGGGCGGCCGGGGCTCACCGGAAAATCACAAGAGTCCTCGCGCCAGACGACGAAGATCCCCTCTTCTTCCTGATAGGCAACAACGTCCGAATCAAAAACAACGTAACTCGTGGGAACATGGTGGAAACGAGAACTCGCCGAACCGCAAGGAGGCCTATCACGAAACACACG GCCTCCGAAACCATCATCGGCACAACCATATCGAGGTCGGTAGCGAGATACTCGTGCCAGCGGCGCCCTGTCTCACGGACGACAACGTCCGACGGAAGTTGGACGCAGGAGCGATAATGGTCCACGGCAAGGAGGAACTGCCGTTGGAATACGAGGAGGAGGAGCAGGACAATAATCGAAAGCGCAGACCGTACAGTACCGGGAACATCATCAATCACGAAAGGATCAACAATCTGGAGAACGACGAGGAGCATCGTATGCTCAGCGACGACGAAGTGTTCAGAACGAGACGGCCCGTCGGACGTCAACATCTACGATCGGCTGGCTCCGATCACGAGGAGTACTACACCGGCAGGAACAAGAACAAAAACGACGAGCCGATCAAAGATAAAAACGCAAACGCGCGTATTACGCGCGGCAACCTGACCACGCACAGGCACAGCGCTACCCTACcgagaagaagacgaagacgagCACTCTCGGGCAGCTTCGCGGGCAACCCACTACCTCCTCATCGAGTCACACCGGACGGCACAGCTATCTACTATTGGTGCGAGCTCCCGCGCCGCCCCGGCTCACAGG AGTTGGACGACGGTGCTTACAACCCACTGTGGACGATGCGAGGATTCACTCAGACCTTCCACTTCTGGAAAGAAACTAGACGGGCCCAATCCGTTCCCCTGAATGCGTTTCTCACGTACATTACGTTGCCCTGGTGGAGCATTGCTAAAG ATATTCTTGATCACCGAGAAGGACCTATTCTGACGTTTTAG
- the LOC128873862 gene encoding arylsulfatase B yields the protein MTNTIQWFTPIVLLVNRIVAATQPHIVFILADDLGWNDVGFHGSGQIPTPNIDALAYSGLVLDRYYVSPICTPSRSALMTGKHPIHTGMQHGVLKCAEPRGLPLREKLLPEYLRNLGYSTHIVGKWHLGFYTKEYTPTYRGFDSHLGFWSGRQDYFDHSAVEEPYWGLDMRRDLEPAWDLHGQYTTDVITKEAVKLIENHDISRPMFLYVAHAAVHSGNPYYPLPAPDVNVAKFNDIVDYGRRRFAAMLDKLDESVGRVVDALRAKGMLKNSVIVFSTDNGGPPEGFNLNAASNWPLRGTKNTLWEGGVRGTGLIWSAALMQPGRISRQLFHITDWLPTLLTVAGGNSSNLNIDGMDLWNALNRDSDSPRTTVLHNIDDIFGVSGITIDDWKLIQGSTYNGQWDGWYGPSGRELVYDVGGVIGSASGRAVVSVGLPLSAESIRTVRAGVTINCPPKNVTLPLCRPLEAPCLFNVHRDPCEFNNLIDEFPVVANSLQTELKKLNATAIPPGNKPWDVRANPENWDHTWTNFGDYPNEMT from the exons ATGACCAATACAATTCAGTGGTTTACACCGATAGTTCTTTTGGTGAATCGTATCGTTGCAGCTACGCAACCCCATATCGTGTTCATTTTGGCCGACGATTTA GGATGGAACGACGTTGGATTTCACGGTTCCGGGCAGATACCGACGCCCAATATCGATGCCCTGGCTTATTCTGGACTTGTTCTCGACCGATATTACGTATCTCCGATCTGCACGCCATCCAGGAGTGCCTTGATGACCGGCAAACATCCCATTCACACCGGAATGCAACACGGG GTTCTGAAATGCGCCGAACCCCGAGGACTTCCTCTTCGAGAGAAACTTCTGCCAGAGTATCTGCGAAATCTCGGCTACAGCACTCACATCGTCGGCAAATGGCACCTGGGATTCTACACGAAAGAGTATACGCCGACTTACAGGGGTTTCGATTCCCATCTCGGTTTCTGGAGCGGCCGTCAAGACTACTTCGATCATAGCGCTGTCGAGGAG CCTTACTGGGGTTTGGACATGAGGCGCGACCTCGAGCCAGCTTGGGACCTACACGGCCAATACACCACCGACGTTATTACGAAAGAAGCTGTGAAATTGATCGAGAACCACGACATCAGTCGGCCAATGTTTCTTTACGTCGCTCACGCGGCCGTACACTCGGGGAATCCCTACTATCCTCTTCCGGCTCCGGATGTTAACGTTGCCAAGTTCAACGACATCGTCGATTACGGTCGGAGACGCTTCGCTG CCATGTTGGACAAGCTGGACGAGTCGGTTGGCCGTGTGGTCGACGCGTTACGCGCCAAGGGGATGTTGAAGAATAGCGTAATAGTGTTTTCCACAGACAACGGTGGACCGCCGGAAGGTTTCAATTTGAACGCCGCGTCTAACTGGCCGCTAAGGGGTACAAAAAATACCCTTTGGGAAG GTGGCGTTAGGGGAACGGGATTGATATGGTCAGCCGCGCTGATGCAGCCTGGAAGAATTAGCAGACAACTCTTTCACATAACCGATTGGCTACCGACGCTGCTCACGGTTGCTGGGGGCAATTCGTCCAATTTAAACATCGATGGCATGGATTTATGGAATGCTTTAAATCGAGACAGTGATTCTCCGCGGACGACCGTCCTTCACAACATCGACGACATTTTCGGCGTGTCTGGAATTACGATCGATGACTGGAAACTCATTCAGG GGAGTACTTATAACGGCCAATGGGACGGCTGGTACGGTCCATCTGGAAGAGAGTTAGTCTACGACGTGGGAGGTGTGATAGGTAGCGCGAGTGGCCGAGCAGTGGTTAGCGTCGGTCTACCTTTGTCCGCTGAATCTATTCGAACTGTTCGAGCGGGTGTAACGATCAACTGTCCACCGAAAAACGTCACTCTACCACTCTGCAGGCCTCTCGAAGCGCCTTGTCTCTTCAACGTCCATCGGGACCCCTGCGAATTTAACAATCTTATCGACGA GTTTCCCGTCGTCGCCAATTCTCTGCAAACagagttaaaaaaattgaacgccACCGCGATACCCCCTGGAAACAAGCCTTGGGACGTCAGGGCGAATCCAGAGAATTGGGATCACACCTGGACCAATTTCGGAGATTATCCGAACGAGATGACGTAA